A genomic window from Silene latifolia isolate original U9 population chromosome Y, ASM4854445v1, whole genome shotgun sequence includes:
- the LOC141632481 gene encoding uncharacterized protein LOC141632481: MATLDSYADSPFTDAIAAVAFPKGFSVPTITLFDGTTDPCDHISQYKQKMMVSASARVSKEACMCKGFGSTLSEAALQWFVSLPNKSISSFADLVNAFNQQFASSRRTPKQPSDLYRIVQEIGESIKDYVTRFNTEKVAIRDCDTSTAINAFSQGLDKESDLYKELTMHPCERFEEVQQRATTALRLEEDILSRKGAVTFNRTSRKAPTEKKDKRAKPYSRPNIIKVA; the protein is encoded by the coding sequence ATGGCAACACtagacagctatgctgattcacccttcaCTGACGCTATAGCTGCTGTGGCTTTTCCAAAAGGGTTCAGTGTCCCGACAATAACTCTTTttgatgggaccacagatcccTGTGATCACATTAGCCAATATAAGCAAAAGATGATGGTGTCTGCATCAGCGAGAGTCTCGAAAGAGGCGTGTATGTGTAAGGGATTCGGTTCAACCTTATCGGAAGCAGCGCTACAATGGTTTGTTAGTCTACCCAACAAATCTATATCCTCATTTGCTGACCTGGTCAACGCATTCAACCAGCAATTTGCCAGCAGCCGGAGGACTCCAAAGCAGCCAAGTGATCTTTACAGGATAGTCCAAGAAATTGGGGAGTCAATCAAGGACTACGTTACCAGGTTCAATACAGAAAAAGTTGCCATACGGGATTGTGACACGTCCACAGCAATTAATGCCTTCAGTCAAGGCTTAGATAAGGAATCAGATCTATACAAGGAATTAACGATGCATCCCTGTGAGAGATTCGAGGAAGTTCAGCAGCGCGCAACAACGGCATTAAGGTTGGAAGAAGATATACTATCTAGAAAAGGAGCAGTGACTTTCAACAGAACGAGTAGGAAGGCCCCAACAGAGAAAAAAGACAAGAGAGCTAAACCATACAGTAGGCCCAACATCATCAAAGTGGCATAG